A section of the Salmo salar chromosome ssa05, Ssal_v3.1, whole genome shotgun sequence genome encodes:
- the LOC106605425 gene encoding metalloreductase STEAP4, with translation MTGQERSEEKSECVSLSPMMEAVPALPESERVCVIGTGDLGRSLCLRLLHPGYGVVFGSRRPHSSSRLPHGEQVLGHAAAAQSAHLIFIAVQREHYDFLVPLANQFKGKVLVDLSKNLRKNQYPEANAEYLQSLVPGAEVVKGFNTLSAWSLQNGPSDANRQVYICGESVEAKQAVIAVATKLGFSALDRGSISVARELEDFPLQLFPQWRHPLRIAIGLSAAFFFYLLIRYVIYAYVTQGKDISFRIMVSLANQVCPIVSLIMLSLCYLPGVLASFLQLYRGTKYRRFPNWLDRWMLCRKQLGLLSLGFAFLHVLYTLIIPIRYSVMFWVTEHTVSLIRENRTTMFDTTTAWHDDSYLSLGILGFGLYVLLGITSLPSVINSLSWREFSFVQVGSPGPVTLNA, from the exons ATGACGGGtcaggagaggagtgaggagaaaaGTGAGTGTGTGTCACTGTCTCCGATGATGGAGGCTGTCCCTGCCCTACCTGAGAGTGAGAGGGTATGTGTGATTGGGACGGGGGATCTGGGGCGCTCTCTGTGCCTGCGTCTGCTGCATCCGGGGTACGGTGTGGTGTTCGGCAGCCGACGGCCCCACAGCAGCAGCCGCCTACCCCACGGAGAACAG GTCCTGGGTCATGCTGCAGCTGCCCAGTCAGCCCATCTAATCTTCATCGCTGTCCAGAGAGAACACTACGACTTCCTGGTACCACTGGCCAATCAGTTTAAGGGGAAG GTGTTGGTGGACCTCAgtaaaaacctgagaaagaaTCAGTACCCAGAGGCCAATGCAGAGTACCTGCAAAG TCTGGTTCCTGGAGCTGAGGTGGTTAAAGGCTTCAACACCCTGTCTGCCTGGAGTCTGCAGAATGGACCTTCAGATGCCAACAGACAG GTGTATATCTGCGGGGAAAGTGTGGAGGCCAAGCAGGCGGTGATAGCGGTAGCCACCAAGCTGGGTTTCAGTGCCCTGGACCGGGGCTCTATCTCAGTGGCCCGGGAGCTGGAGGACTTCCCCCTACAGCTGTTCCCCCAGTGGAGGCACCCCCTGCGCATCGCCATTGGCCTCAGTGCTGCCTTCTTCTTCTACCTGCTGATCAGATACGTCATCTATGCATACGTCACCCAGGGCAAAGACATCTCCTTCAGAATCATGGTCTCACTGGCCAACCAG gtgtgtcCCATCGTGTCTCTGATCATGCTGTCTCTCTGTTACCTGCCTGGTGTCCTTGCTTCCTTCCTGCAGCTCTACAGAGGCACCAAGTACAG GCGCTTCCCTAATTGGCTGGATCGCTGGATGCTGTGCAGGAAACAGCTGGGTCTACTGTCGCTGGGGTTCGCCTTTCTGCACGTGCTCTATACACTGATCATACCCATACG GTACTCTGTGATGTTCTGGGTCACTGAACACACTGTCTCTCTG atCAGAGAGAACAGGACCACAATGTTTGATACCACAACGGCCTGGCATGACGATTCCTACTTGTCCCTGGGAATTCTGGGATTTGGCCTGTACGTCCTATTGGGAATCACATCTCTTCCCTCCGTCATTAACTCTCTCAGCTGGAGGGAGTTCAGCTTCGTACAGGTGGGATCACCAGGACCGGTCACACTGAATGCTTAG